One genomic region from Streptomyces sp. NBC_01304 encodes:
- a CDS encoding RsmB/NOP family class I SAM-dependent RNA methyltransferase: MSEQQPSRPRKPGGKPGRPHRRPQKDPVRILAFQALRAVDERDAYANLVLPPLLRKAREKGDFDSRDAALATELVYGTLRRQGTYDAIISRCVDRPLREVDPPVLDVLSLGAHQLLGTRIPTHAAVSASVELARCVLGDGRAKFVNAVLRKIAADDLDGWVEKVAPPYDEDPEDHLAVVHSHPRWIVSALWDSLGGGRAGIEDLLEADNERPEVTLVARPGRITGDELLDVVGEETGLPGRWSPYAVRLTEGGEPGALDVVREGRAGVQDEGSQLVALALADAPVEGADKRWLDGCAGPGGKAAMLAGLASQRGAMLLASEKQPHRARLVAQALAGNPGPYQVIAADGTRPPWQPGSFDRVLMDVPCTGLGALRRRPEARWRRRPDDLEGFGPLQRALLTEALKAVRVGGVVGYATCSPHLAETRVVVDDVLKKHGGAELIDARPYMGDVPALGDGPDVQLWPHLHGTDAMYLALLRRTA, from the coding sequence GTGAGCGAGCAGCAGCCCAGTCGTCCCCGTAAGCCAGGCGGCAAGCCCGGCAGGCCCCATCGTCGGCCGCAGAAGGACCCCGTGCGGATCCTCGCGTTCCAGGCGTTGCGGGCGGTCGACGAGCGGGACGCGTACGCGAACCTCGTGCTGCCGCCCCTGCTGCGCAAGGCCCGCGAGAAGGGTGACTTCGACAGCCGGGACGCGGCCCTCGCGACGGAGCTCGTCTACGGGACGCTGCGCCGGCAGGGAACGTACGACGCCATCATTTCGCGGTGTGTGGACCGGCCGCTGCGTGAGGTCGACCCGCCCGTGCTCGACGTACTGAGCCTGGGCGCACACCAGTTGCTGGGGACGCGGATTCCCACGCATGCCGCCGTGTCGGCCAGTGTCGAGCTCGCACGCTGTGTGCTCGGGGACGGGCGGGCCAAGTTCGTCAACGCCGTGCTGCGCAAGATCGCCGCTGATGATCTTGATGGATGGGTGGAGAAGGTCGCACCGCCCTACGACGAGGACCCCGAGGACCACCTGGCGGTCGTGCACTCGCATCCGCGGTGGATCGTGTCGGCGCTGTGGGACTCCCTGGGTGGCGGCCGCGCGGGCATCGAGGACCTGCTGGAGGCCGACAACGAGCGGCCCGAGGTCACGCTCGTCGCCCGGCCCGGCCGGATCACCGGGGACGAACTGCTCGACGTGGTCGGCGAGGAGACGGGGCTGCCCGGCCGCTGGTCGCCGTATGCCGTCCGGCTCACCGAGGGCGGCGAGCCCGGCGCCCTCGACGTGGTGCGCGAGGGCCGGGCCGGAGTGCAGGACGAGGGCAGCCAGCTGGTCGCGCTCGCCCTCGCCGATGCGCCCGTGGAAGGGGCCGACAAGCGCTGGCTCGACGGCTGCGCCGGTCCCGGCGGCAAGGCGGCGATGCTGGCCGGTCTGGCCAGTCAGCGCGGTGCCATGCTGCTCGCGTCCGAGAAGCAGCCCCACCGCGCCCGCCTCGTCGCCCAGGCGCTCGCCGGCAACCCCGGCCCGTACCAGGTCATCGCCGCCGACGGCACCCGCCCGCCCTGGCAGCCCGGCAGCTTCGACCGCGTCCTGATGGACGTGCCCTGCACCGGACTCGGCGCCCTGCGCCGCCGTCCCGAGGCCCGCTGGCGGCGCCGCCCCGACGACCTCGAAGGCTTCGGGCCGCTGCAGCGCGCCCTGCTCACCGAGGCGCTGAAGGCGGTCCGGGTCGGCGGAGTCGTCGGCTACGCGACCTGCTCGCCGCACCTGGCCGAGACCCGCGTGGTCGTGGACGACGTGCTGAAGAAGCACGGCGGGGCCGAACTCATCGACGCCCGGCCGTACATGGGCGACGTACCGGCGCTCGGCGACGGACCCGACGTACAGCTGTGGCCGCATCTGCACGGAACCGACGCGATGTATCTGGCGCTGCTGCGACGCACCGCCTGA
- a CDS encoding serine/threonine-protein kinase, with amino-acid sequence MAVMRIKPLDVEDPRRLGPYELLGRLTTGGMGRIYLARATAGAATVDGALVAVKTLLAEGVVGESGRRRFAREVELAKRVQSPRTARVIDADPEAARPWMAIEYIPAPALSDLVRDQGELGPPAVCWIGAGVVQALSVLHGEGIVHRDVKPQNILLPLDGPRLIDFGISHAYDITRTSLTLGTVAFTSPEQARAEQSTEASDVYSLGATLFYLAVGRVPYADADEPIRLLTLVQRGEVDLTGLPEELGPLIRGCLAAEPGERPELGAVLGQLRDGVSRTTTLRRGARRLPTAWRGLIEEYADYGRALQEGGPAATGDELTALLRGLGPTDVDTVERARRARARREEEARQAAQAQAREREERERREREGAERREQAEQERLLRRRRERERREREERERREREVPPVVISPPTPTRTSGSKASSGVVGSVLVVLAIVLLVWKPWDAKEAGGSSAGSQSGSSSGTYSSGGTGSTTSGLSSGSGGSGGSSSSGSTTGTSGDNAGSGETTDDETTEEEAEPSESPTPAADATELAFKRVSPGDCLTVYDTGDGGSGVIEWSTEVPPGAVSCGSDQALVKVTGTNAGSCAGGTGKGSWSYTSVSTGGDTRKLCLSRIYHANYCMLGEQSGDSISLGSLTATNCDRNHKVPVPYNQIMHITGVYNTSKGTDASLCRRVQGDQTRYWAWVVDDGATLLCTTILQGS; translated from the coding sequence ATGGCCGTCATGAGAATCAAGCCGCTGGACGTCGAGGATCCGCGACGGCTCGGCCCCTACGAGCTGCTCGGACGGCTCACCACCGGGGGCATGGGGCGGATCTACCTGGCCAGGGCCACGGCGGGCGCGGCGACCGTCGACGGGGCGCTAGTCGCCGTCAAGACGCTGCTCGCCGAGGGCGTCGTCGGTGAGTCCGGGCGGCGGCGGTTCGCCCGTGAGGTCGAGCTGGCGAAGCGGGTGCAGTCGCCGCGCACGGCACGGGTGATCGACGCCGACCCCGAGGCCGCGCGGCCGTGGATGGCGATCGAGTACATTCCCGCGCCCGCGCTGTCCGATCTCGTGCGCGACCAGGGGGAGTTGGGTCCGCCCGCGGTGTGCTGGATCGGGGCGGGCGTCGTGCAGGCGCTCTCGGTGCTGCACGGCGAGGGCATCGTCCACCGGGACGTCAAACCCCAGAACATCCTGCTGCCGCTGGACGGGCCGCGGCTGATCGACTTCGGCATCTCGCACGCGTACGACATCACCCGTACGTCGCTGACCCTCGGCACCGTCGCCTTCACCTCGCCCGAGCAGGCGCGTGCCGAGCAGTCCACTGAGGCGTCGGACGTCTACTCGCTCGGCGCCACGCTCTTCTATCTGGCGGTCGGGCGGGTGCCGTACGCCGACGCCGACGAGCCGATCCGCCTCCTCACGCTCGTACAGCGCGGTGAAGTCGATCTGACCGGACTGCCCGAGGAGCTCGGACCGCTGATCCGTGGCTGCCTTGCCGCCGAGCCGGGGGAGCGGCCCGAACTCGGCGCCGTGCTGGGCCAGTTGAGAGATGGCGTCAGCCGGACGACCACCCTGCGCCGTGGGGCGCGCCGGTTGCCGACGGCCTGGCGGGGGCTGATCGAGGAGTACGCGGACTACGGGCGGGCCCTGCAGGAGGGCGGCCCCGCGGCGACCGGGGACGAGCTCACGGCGCTGCTGCGCGGGCTCGGGCCCACCGACGTGGACACCGTGGAGCGGGCGCGGCGTGCGCGGGCCCGCCGGGAGGAAGAGGCCCGGCAGGCGGCGCAGGCGCAGGCCCGGGAGCGGGAGGAGAGGGAACGGCGGGAGCGCGAGGGCGCGGAGCGGCGGGAGCAGGCCGAGCAGGAGCGGCTGCTTCGGCGGCGCAGGGAGCGGGAACGGCGCGAGCGGGAAGAGCGGGAACGGCGTGAGCGGGAGGTGCCGCCCGTGGTCATCTCGCCGCCCACGCCCACCCGTACGTCGGGGTCCAAGGCCTCGTCCGGCGTCGTGGGGTCCGTCCTCGTGGTGCTCGCGATCGTTCTCCTCGTGTGGAAGCCGTGGGACGCGAAGGAGGCGGGCGGGTCGTCCGCGGGCTCGCAGAGCGGCTCGTCGAGCGGTACGTACAGCAGTGGTGGCACCGGTTCCACGACCTCCGGGCTCAGCTCCGGCAGTGGTGGCTCCGGCGGTTCGAGCAGCAGCGGCAGCACGACGGGCACCTCCGGCGACAACGCGGGATCCGGCGAGACGACCGACGACGAGACCACCGAGGAGGAAGCGGAGCCGTCGGAGAGTCCGACGCCCGCTGCGGACGCCACCGAGCTGGCCTTCAAGCGGGTCTCGCCCGGCGACTGCCTCACGGTCTACGACACCGGCGACGGCGGCTCCGGAGTCATCGAGTGGAGCACCGAGGTCCCGCCCGGCGCCGTGTCCTGCGGCAGCGACCAGGCGCTCGTCAAGGTCACCGGCACCAACGCCGGCAGTTGCGCCGGCGGGACCGGGAAGGGCTCCTGGAGCTACACCTCCGTCAGCACCGGCGGCGACACCCGCAAGCTCTGCCTCAGCCGCATCTACCACGCGAACTACTGCATGCTCGGCGAGCAGTCGGGCGACTCGATCTCGCTGGGCTCGCTGACCGCCACGAACTGCGACCGGAACCACAAGGTGCCCGTCCCGTACAACCAGATCATGCACATCACCGGCGTCTACAACACGTCCAAGGGCACCGACGCGAGCCTCTGCCGACGGGTGCAGGGCGATCAGACCCGGTACTGGGCCTGGGTCGTCGACGACGGTGCCACCCTGCTCTGCACCACCATCCTCCAGGGCAGCTGA
- a CDS encoding MMPL family transporter, whose product MPDAQKDGADQRRGVAWLVCGPRTKWVVLALWILVILGAAPLAQKLTDAQDNQSSSWLPSSAESTKVLKESEDFRPESIPAVVVYARDSGLTSADRARIDEDVAALKKLAEHNVLGSRTQGPLLDDKASPKAAQLFVPILMDENGWKELTKAVDAIRDETGGSEGGLAVHITGPGGTSADFSEAFEGLDTTLLFSALGVVVVMLLITYRSPTLLLVPIIGVVGALTTAQALIYLFAEHADLTVNGQSQGILTVLVFGAGTDYALLLVARYKEELRRHEDRHEAMALALHRAGPAVLASGATVVVSMLVLMAAEMNSTAGLGPVAAIGVSIALLAMLTLFPALLVILGRWIFWPLHPDFGSAEPTVQGFWARMGQRISHRPRAVWAATALVLAALALGLTQLRTEGISNADAFTERPDSIIGQEVQAKYFPAGSGDPLVIVTDAGSADAVARAVGATRGVERGSVAPAQGSKPAYEGRALLEATMTDPSDSPAARKTVERVRDAVHDVPDADARVGGGTATLLDMETATTHDNFLIIPLVLIVVLLILILLLRALVAPLLLIATVVLSFATALGLSALAFRHLFDFAGESTDFPLFVFVFLVALGIDYNIFLSTRIREEAGRQGTRPGVLTGLAATGAVITSAGLVLAGTFAVLGTLPMVAFAELGFAVALGILLDTFVVRSILVTSLFLDVGAKVWWPHRLSREDGRGAEEPAELP is encoded by the coding sequence ATGCCGGACGCGCAGAAGGACGGGGCGGATCAGCGACGGGGCGTCGCGTGGCTGGTGTGCGGGCCGCGCACCAAGTGGGTGGTGCTTGCCCTGTGGATCCTGGTGATCCTGGGAGCCGCCCCGCTGGCCCAGAAGCTCACCGACGCGCAGGACAACCAGTCCTCGTCGTGGCTGCCGAGCAGCGCCGAATCGACCAAAGTCCTCAAGGAGTCCGAGGACTTCCGGCCCGAGTCGATTCCCGCGGTCGTCGTCTACGCCCGTGACAGCGGCCTCACCTCGGCCGACCGGGCCCGGATCGACGAGGACGTCGCGGCCCTCAAGAAGCTGGCGGAGCACAACGTCCTGGGCTCCAGGACCCAGGGCCCGCTCCTCGACGACAAGGCCTCCCCGAAAGCCGCCCAGCTCTTCGTGCCGATCCTGATGGACGAGAACGGCTGGAAGGAGCTCACCAAGGCCGTCGACGCCATCAGGGACGAAACGGGCGGCAGCGAGGGCGGGTTGGCGGTCCACATCACCGGACCCGGCGGCACCAGCGCCGACTTCTCCGAGGCCTTCGAGGGCCTCGACACGACGCTGCTGTTCTCCGCGCTCGGTGTGGTCGTCGTGATGCTCCTGATCACCTATCGCAGCCCCACGCTGCTGCTTGTCCCGATCATCGGCGTGGTCGGCGCGCTGACGACGGCGCAGGCGCTGATCTATCTGTTCGCCGAGCACGCCGATCTGACGGTCAACGGGCAGAGCCAGGGCATCTTGACGGTCCTCGTCTTCGGCGCGGGCACGGACTACGCCCTGCTCCTCGTCGCCCGCTACAAGGAGGAGCTCCGCCGCCACGAGGACCGGCACGAGGCCATGGCCCTCGCGCTGCACCGGGCCGGACCGGCCGTCCTGGCCAGCGGCGCCACCGTGGTGGTCAGCATGCTCGTCCTGATGGCCGCGGAGATGAACTCGACCGCGGGCCTCGGCCCGGTCGCCGCGATCGGCGTGAGCATCGCACTGCTTGCCATGCTGACGCTGTTCCCGGCCCTCCTGGTGATCCTCGGCCGCTGGATCTTCTGGCCGCTGCACCCCGACTTCGGCTCGGCCGAACCCACCGTGCAGGGATTCTGGGCCCGCATGGGGCAGCGCATCTCGCACCGTCCGCGCGCAGTGTGGGCGGCGACCGCGCTGGTCCTGGCCGCGCTGGCACTGGGCCTGACTCAGCTGCGTACGGAGGGAATCAGCAACGCGGACGCGTTCACCGAACGCCCCGACTCGATCATCGGCCAGGAGGTCCAGGCCAAGTACTTCCCGGCGGGCAGCGGCGACCCGCTGGTCATCGTCACCGATGCGGGCAGCGCGGACGCGGTCGCACGGGCCGTCGGTGCCACCCGCGGCGTCGAGCGGGGTTCCGTGGCACCGGCGCAGGGCAGCAAACCCGCCTACGAAGGCCGTGCCCTGCTCGAAGCGACCATGACCGATCCGAGCGACAGCCCGGCGGCCCGCAAGACCGTGGAGCGCGTACGGGACGCGGTGCACGACGTGCCGGACGCTGATGCGAGGGTCGGCGGCGGCACCGCCACGTTGCTCGACATGGAGACCGCGACCACGCACGACAACTTCCTGATCATCCCGCTGGTGCTGATCGTGGTCCTGCTGATCCTGATCCTGCTGCTGCGCGCCCTGGTCGCTCCGCTGCTGCTGATCGCGACGGTGGTGCTGTCGTTCGCGACGGCGCTCGGCCTGAGCGCGCTCGCCTTCCGCCATCTCTTCGACTTCGCGGGCGAGTCCACCGACTTCCCGCTGTTCGTCTTCGTGTTCCTGGTGGCGCTGGGCATCGACTACAACATCTTTCTGTCGACGCGGATCCGCGAGGAGGCGGGCCGCCAGGGCACCCGCCCCGGCGTCCTCACCGGCCTGGCCGCCACCGGCGCGGTGATCACCTCGGCGGGCCTGGTCCTCGCGGGCACCTTCGCGGTGCTCGGCACCCTGCCGATGGTCGCGTTCGCCGAGCTGGGCTTCGCGGTCGCGCTCGGCATTCTGCTCGACACCTTCGTCGTACGGTCCATCCTGGTGACCTCGCTGTTCCTGGACGTGGGCGCCAAGGTGTGGTGGCCGCACCGGCTCTCGCGGGAGGACGGCCGCGGCGCCGAGGAGCCGGCCGAGCTGCCCTGA
- the rpe gene encoding ribulose-phosphate 3-epimerase, whose amino-acid sequence MAVQINPSILSADFARLADEAKAVEGADWLHVDVMDNHFVPNLTLGVPIVESLSRATDTPLDCHLMIEDPDRWAPQYVEAGAGSVTFHAEAAAAPVRLAREIRAKGARASMALKPATPIEPYEDLLPELDMLLIMTVEPGFGGQAFLDIMLPKIRRTRELISKHGLELWLQVDGGVADSTIERCAEAGADVFVAGSAVYGKDDPAAAVRALREKAEATTGNAAWACRH is encoded by the coding sequence ATGGCAGTTCAGATCAACCCCAGCATCCTGTCCGCCGACTTCGCGCGCCTGGCCGACGAGGCCAAGGCCGTCGAAGGCGCCGACTGGCTGCATGTCGACGTGATGGACAACCACTTCGTGCCCAACCTGACGCTCGGGGTGCCGATCGTAGAGTCCCTGAGCCGGGCGACGGACACGCCGCTGGACTGCCACCTGATGATCGAGGACCCCGATCGGTGGGCACCGCAGTACGTCGAAGCGGGGGCCGGTTCCGTCACCTTCCACGCCGAGGCCGCCGCCGCCCCCGTGCGTCTGGCGCGCGAGATCCGGGCCAAGGGCGCCCGGGCGTCCATGGCGCTGAAGCCGGCGACGCCGATCGAGCCGTACGAGGATCTGCTCCCCGAGCTCGACATGCTGCTGATCATGACGGTCGAGCCGGGCTTCGGCGGGCAGGCCTTCCTGGACATCATGCTGCCGAAGATCCGCCGGACCCGTGAGCTGATCTCCAAGCACGGACTTGAACTGTGGCTGCAGGTCGACGGCGGCGTCGCGGACTCGACCATCGAGCGCTGCGCCGAGGCCGGCGCGGACGTCTTCGTCGCGGGCTCCGCGGTGTACGGCAAGGACGACCCGGCCGCCGCCGTGCGCGCTTTGCGCGAGAAGGCCGAGGCCACGACGGGGAACGCCGCCTGGGCCTGCCGCCACTGA
- a CDS encoding sugar-binding transcriptional regulator codes for MNSSEEIAVTGMSQGRPALRMGPAELVQAAAMARRFYLEGKSKIQIAEEFGVSRFKVARVLETALERDLVRIEIRVPAELDAERSDRLRARYGLRHAVVVESPSAAAESADESPDPENLGEVAADLLGELVTEGDVLGLAWGRSTIHMAAALDRLPPCTVVQLTGVYDAGTAERGSVEAVRRAAQVSGGEAHPIYAPMLLPDPATAAALRNQTGIARAFEYFDKVTVAAVSIGSWEPGISTVHDMLSDEERAHYASLGVAAEMSAHLFDAEGRRVGRDLGERCITVEADRLRRIPEVVAIAGGRRKASAIDAVLRSGLVTSLVTDTAAADYLLSAGSAPRPALERADPDGPEDE; via the coding sequence GTGAACAGCAGTGAGGAGATCGCCGTGACTGGCATGTCGCAGGGTCGGCCAGCCCTGCGGATGGGACCCGCGGAGCTGGTGCAGGCGGCGGCCATGGCCCGCCGCTTCTATCTCGAGGGCAAGTCCAAGATCCAGATCGCGGAGGAGTTCGGCGTCAGCCGCTTCAAGGTCGCGCGGGTCCTGGAGACAGCGCTCGAGCGAGATCTCGTACGCATCGAGATCCGGGTCCCGGCCGAGCTGGACGCCGAACGCTCCGACCGCCTCAGGGCCCGCTACGGCCTGCGGCACGCGGTCGTCGTCGAGTCGCCCTCGGCCGCGGCCGAGTCCGCCGACGAGTCGCCCGACCCGGAGAACCTCGGCGAGGTCGCCGCCGACCTGCTCGGGGAGCTCGTCACCGAGGGCGATGTCCTCGGTCTCGCCTGGGGCCGCTCCACCATCCACATGGCGGCCGCCCTGGACCGCCTGCCCCCGTGCACGGTCGTGCAGCTCACCGGCGTCTACGACGCGGGGACCGCCGAGCGCGGCTCCGTCGAGGCCGTCCGGCGGGCCGCCCAGGTCTCCGGCGGCGAGGCGCACCCGATCTACGCGCCGATGCTGCTTCCCGACCCGGCCACCGCCGCCGCGCTGCGCAACCAGACCGGGATCGCCCGCGCCTTCGAGTACTTCGACAAGGTGACGGTCGCCGCCGTGTCCATCGGCTCCTGGGAGCCGGGGATCTCCACGGTGCACGACATGCTCAGCGACGAGGAGCGGGCGCACTACGCCTCGCTCGGCGTCGCCGCCGAGATGTCCGCGCACCTCTTCGACGCCGAGGGCCGCAGGGTCGGGCGCGACCTGGGAGAGCGGTGCATCACGGTCGAGGCCGACCGGCTGCGCCGGATCCCGGAGGTCGTGGCCATCGCGGGCGGGCGGCGCAAGGCGTCCGCGATCGACGCGGTCCTCCGCTCGGGCCTGGTGACCAGCCTGGTCACCGACACCGCGGCGGCCGACTATCTGCTGTCCGCCGGATCGGCCCCGCGTCCCGCGCTGGAGCGGGCGGACCCCGACGGACCCGAGGACGAGTAG
- a CDS encoding amidohydrolase family protein, with translation MHPQTHPHLIDHHCHGILRTPHPRPTFEAFLTESHAPAAAGTTFFDTQLGFAVRRVCPPLLDLDPHAPPEVYLARRHELGQDETARRLLGAAGITEYLVDTGLPGNLTTPQDLATLSGSPATAREVVRLESLAQKAADEAKDAQSFLATLATTIQAAAHHAAAFKSIAAYRHGLRLDPDPPTEAETHRAAAAWLKERTHGARLHDPTLLRHLLWSAVATGLPLQLHTGFGDPDLRLRDADPLLLTDFIRAAAPTPLILLHGYPYHRGAGYLAHVHPHVYADLGLALTHTGARAEAVLAEFLELTPFGKLLFSTDAYGLPELYVVGAQLYREALDALLTRWVDSGAWSAADAERVAHLIGAGNARRVYSSSGPSGSARSSAGRGADPADSR, from the coding sequence ATGCACCCACAAACACACCCGCACCTGATCGACCACCACTGCCACGGCATCCTCCGCACACCCCATCCCCGCCCCACCTTCGAGGCATTCCTCACGGAGTCCCACGCCCCAGCAGCCGCAGGCACCACCTTCTTCGACACCCAACTCGGCTTCGCCGTACGCCGCGTATGCCCACCCCTCCTGGACCTGGACCCACACGCCCCACCGGAGGTCTACCTGGCCCGCCGCCACGAACTGGGCCAAGACGAAACGGCCCGCCGCCTGCTCGGCGCGGCAGGAATCACCGAGTACCTGGTCGACACCGGCCTCCCCGGCAACCTGACCACACCCCAGGACCTGGCCACCCTCAGCGGCAGCCCAGCAACCGCCCGCGAGGTCGTAAGACTGGAATCCCTGGCCCAGAAAGCCGCCGACGAGGCAAAGGACGCGCAGTCCTTCCTGGCCACACTCGCCACCACGATCCAAGCGGCAGCGCACCACGCCGCCGCCTTCAAATCCATCGCCGCCTACCGCCACGGCCTACGCCTGGACCCGGACCCACCGACCGAAGCCGAAACTCACCGAGCGGCAGCCGCATGGCTGAAGGAACGAACCCACGGCGCCCGCCTGCACGACCCGACCCTGCTGCGCCACCTGCTCTGGTCGGCCGTCGCGACCGGCCTGCCGCTCCAGCTGCACACCGGCTTCGGCGACCCCGACCTGCGCCTGCGCGACGCCGACCCGCTGCTCCTGACCGACTTCATCCGCGCGGCGGCCCCCACCCCGCTGATCCTGCTGCACGGCTACCCGTACCACCGCGGCGCCGGCTACCTCGCCCACGTACATCCGCATGTGTACGCCGACTTGGGGCTCGCCCTGACCCACACCGGGGCCCGCGCCGAGGCCGTACTGGCCGAGTTCCTGGAACTCACGCCGTTCGGCAAGCTGCTGTTCTCGACGGACGCCTACGGGCTGCCCGAGCTGTACGTCGTCGGGGCGCAGCTCTACCGCGAGGCGCTGGACGCCCTGCTCACCCGCTGGGTGGATTCCGGCGCCTGGTCGGCGGCCGACGCCGAGCGGGTGGCCCACCTGATCGGCGCCGGCAATGCCCGCAGGGTCTACTCGTCCTCGGGTCCGTCGGGGTCCGCCCGCTCCAGCGCGGGACGCGGGGCCGATCCGGCGGACAGCAGATAG
- a CDS encoding glutamine synthetase family protein has product MTTPTHPPEPGRIAELRARGVHGVALTWVDNAGLTRVKAVPLDRLPAAAERGVGMSPVFDIYLVDDSLTASRDTGGPDGDLRLVPDLGRLTTLAGQPGWAWAPVDRFEQDGRPYPGCQRHFARRMTARAAEHGIELRMGFETEWVVTRDGRFACSGPAYGMTRLVELSAYADDLLTAFAAQGVTVLQLHPEYAPGQFEISIAPSDPVTAADEAVLVRETIRAVSLRHGLTPAFGPVHDPDGVGNGRHLHLSLWRDGRNLCAGGTGPFGMTAAAEAFLAGILSALPELLAVGAPSPASYLRLQPSRWAGVFQCWGLENREAPLRFITGAPDDPTAANAEVKCFDPAANPYLLVGAVITAGLTGLTAQQTLPPPITGDPAPQHQPRLPTSLPESLTHFERSTQLRTAMGDMLFEAFAAVRSAEAKLFDGTSPEALAAATRERY; this is encoded by the coding sequence ATGACCACACCCACCCATCCGCCGGAACCGGGCCGGATCGCCGAACTGAGGGCCCGGGGCGTGCACGGCGTGGCCCTGACCTGGGTCGACAACGCGGGCCTGACTCGCGTCAAGGCCGTCCCCCTCGACCGCCTCCCGGCGGCCGCCGAGCGGGGCGTCGGCATGTCCCCCGTCTTCGACATCTACCTGGTCGACGACTCCCTCACCGCGAGCCGCGACACGGGCGGCCCGGACGGCGACCTCCGCCTCGTCCCCGACCTCGGGCGCCTCACCACCCTTGCCGGGCAGCCGGGTTGGGCCTGGGCGCCGGTCGACCGCTTCGAGCAGGACGGCCGCCCCTACCCGGGCTGCCAGCGACACTTCGCACGCCGGATGACGGCGCGGGCCGCCGAGCACGGCATCGAGCTGCGCATGGGGTTCGAGACCGAGTGGGTGGTGACCCGGGACGGACGGTTCGCCTGCTCAGGACCCGCGTACGGCATGACGCGCCTGGTCGAACTGTCCGCCTACGCCGACGACTTGCTCACCGCGTTCGCCGCACAGGGCGTGACCGTCCTGCAGCTTCATCCCGAGTACGCCCCCGGACAGTTCGAGATCTCGATCGCGCCGTCCGACCCGGTCACGGCCGCCGACGAGGCGGTCCTGGTACGCGAGACGATCCGCGCGGTGTCCCTGCGGCACGGCCTGACTCCTGCCTTCGGCCCGGTCCACGACCCGGACGGCGTCGGCAACGGCCGCCATCTGCATCTGAGCCTCTGGCGGGACGGGCGCAACCTGTGCGCGGGCGGCACCGGACCGTTCGGCATGACGGCAGCGGCCGAAGCGTTCCTGGCCGGCATCCTGTCCGCGCTCCCCGAACTCCTCGCGGTCGGCGCCCCCTCGCCCGCGAGCTATCTGCGCCTCCAACCCTCCCGCTGGGCAGGCGTGTTCCAGTGCTGGGGCCTGGAGAACCGCGAGGCCCCGCTCCGCTTCATCACGGGCGCACCGGACGACCCGACGGCGGCGAACGCGGAGGTCAAGTGCTTCGACCCGGCGGCCAACCCCTACCTGCTCGTGGGCGCGGTGATCACAGCAGGCCTGACCGGCCTCACCGCCCAGCAGACCTTGCCACCACCGATCACCGGCGACCCGGCGCCCCAACACCAGCCCCGACTCCCCACCTCACTCCCCGAGTCCCTCACCCACTTCGAACGCTCGACACAGCTGCGCACCGCGATGGGCGACATGCTCTTCGAGGCATTCGCAGCGGTGCGGTCAGCCGAGGCAAAGCTGTTCGACGGCACATCACCGGAGGCCTTGGCGGCGGCCACACGGGAGCGCTACTGA